From the genome of Niallia sp. FSL W8-0635, one region includes:
- a CDS encoding RsfA family transcriptional regulator, which produces MSTRQNGWTKDEDLLLAETVIQFIKDGRTQLQAFEEVGKQLTRTSAACGFRWNSAVRKQHESAIKTAKEHRKQLKKGVNIETSVITIQESEQSPIKSGDDFEQILAFIKDIYNKSKIYEEQAGLLEKIKELDEENNRLQNELISTDEAYQAIVELMEKAREMVLSK; this is translated from the coding sequence ATGTCTACAAGACAAAATGGCTGGACAAAAGACGAAGACTTATTGTTGGCAGAAACAGTTATTCAGTTTATTAAAGATGGTAGGACACAGCTTCAGGCATTTGAAGAAGTCGGAAAACAATTAACAAGAACTAGTGCAGCTTGTGGCTTTCGCTGGAACTCAGCTGTCCGTAAACAGCACGAATCGGCTATTAAGACAGCTAAAGAACATAGAAAACAACTAAAAAAAGGTGTTAATATTGAGACAAGTGTAATAACAATTCAAGAGTCAGAGCAATCCCCTATTAAAAGTGGTGATGATTTTGAGCAAATACTAGCGTTTATTAAAGACATTTATAATAAATCCAAAATATATGAAGAACAAGCAGGTTTATTAGAAAAAATAAAAGAACTAGATGAAGAAAATAACAGGCTTCAAAACGAACTAATCTCTACAGATGAGGCCTATCAAGCCATAGTTGAATTAATGGAAAAAGCAAGGGAAATGGTCTTGTCCAAATAA
- a CDS encoding tetratricopeptide repeat protein codes for MSISFISNNRMYELLLNWTRVLRNYDRGKSMFFKVQAAQEQFAYFHNDQLGMLYHANIALHEHLFGSTSLRDKALQKAAALLSSKNITSEQKYFYFMAQCNIEYTKGKYENSLEWIIQAEVYLSSIKDELELSAFYYRLASVYYYTEETVKSIRSIEKCINLYETNVYVNMESPSNKIAEYKLIQALNLIDLKQHVEAEELLLEALSIAKKLDDQKLIALSYHNLAFLYSDQCQSTTALKYIRKALELQEYHLDQAKLRFLFTKELLMNGSIEEAKNHCYRGLAETIENDNMIYHYKYVILNELYLQDQADDETLQSAITYFTEKERWIDQEEYADLIASYHNERQDFEKASKYFYFSLQARHKIKKRMD; via the coding sequence ATGAGTATTTCCTTTATATCCAATAACAGAATGTATGAATTACTTTTAAATTGGACTCGTGTACTACGCAATTATGATAGAGGAAAGAGTATGTTCTTTAAAGTTCAGGCAGCACAAGAGCAATTTGCCTATTTTCACAATGATCAATTAGGGATGCTTTATCATGCTAATATAGCACTACATGAACACTTATTCGGAAGTACTTCTTTAAGAGATAAAGCTTTACAAAAAGCGGCAGCGTTATTGAGCAGTAAGAACATTACTTCAGAACAGAAGTATTTCTACTTTATGGCACAATGTAATATTGAATATACTAAGGGGAAATATGAGAATTCCTTAGAGTGGATTATTCAAGCTGAAGTATATTTAAGTAGTATAAAAGATGAATTGGAGTTATCTGCATTTTATTACCGATTAGCTTCAGTATATTATTATACTGAAGAAACAGTAAAATCTATTCGGAGTATCGAAAAATGTATCAATCTTTATGAAACTAATGTTTATGTGAATATGGAGTCACCAAGTAACAAGATAGCAGAGTACAAGCTGATTCAGGCTCTAAATTTAATTGATTTAAAGCAGCATGTTGAAGCTGAAGAACTATTATTAGAAGCTCTTTCAATTGCTAAAAAGTTAGATGACCAGAAGTTAATAGCACTCTCATATCACAACCTGGCTTTTTTATACAGTGACCAATGCCAAAGTACTACAGCCTTAAAATACATAAGGAAAGCATTAGAGTTGCAAGAATATCATTTGGATCAAGCTAAACTAAGGTTTCTTTTTACTAAGGAATTATTGATGAATGGAAGCATTGAGGAAGCTAAAAATCATTGCTATAGAGGACTAGCGGAAACAATTGAAAATGATAATATGATTTATCACTATAAATACGTAATTTTAAATGAATTATATCTTCAGGACCAAGCAGACGATGAAACGCTTCAATCCGCCATCACTTATTTTACAGAAAAAGAACGATGGATTGACCAAGAAGAATATGCTGATTTAATAGCATCTTATCATAATGAAAGACAAGATTTTGAAAAGGCTAGTAAGTACTTTTATTTTTCACTTCAAGCAAGACATAAAATTAAAAAAAGGATGGACTAA